One segment of Sphingomonas telluris DNA contains the following:
- the amaB gene encoding L-piperidine-6-carboxylate dehydrogenase has protein sequence MTPAEEAASILKQFGVGSSGDLASTSPIDGSEIGRVATGDPSVAAAKAAQAFDHWKTVPAPRRGELVRLLGEELRAAKEPLAQLVTLESGKIVQEGLGEVQEMIDICDFAVGLSRQLYGLTIASERANHRMMEQWHPLGPVLVISAFNFPVAVWAWNAALALVCGDPVIWKPSEKTPLVAEAVIALMGRALERFGDAPEGLVTLIQGGRDVGEALVDDPRVALVSATGSTAMGRAVGPRVAQRFGRVLLELGGNNAMIVCPTADLALAERATLFSAAGTAGQRCTTLRRLIIHESVADALVARLKQLFANVRIGDPREPDTLIGPLIDEAAFDGMERVLGDGIERVEAVSGGFYVRPAIVEAPAQEGTVLQETFAPILYVLRYRDFSEALALNNSVPQGLSSSIFTNDLREAEQFLSAAGSDCGIANVNIGPSGAEIGGAFGGEKETGGGRESGSDAWRAYMRRQTNTINYGTDLPLAQGIRFDVAP, from the coding sequence ATGACACCGGCCGAAGAAGCCGCATCCATCCTGAAGCAGTTCGGCGTCGGCTCAAGCGGCGACCTTGCGAGCACGTCGCCCATCGACGGCAGCGAGATCGGGCGCGTGGCGACGGGCGACCCATCGGTCGCTGCGGCGAAAGCGGCGCAGGCGTTCGATCATTGGAAGACTGTACCGGCTCCGCGTCGTGGCGAACTCGTGCGCTTGCTGGGCGAGGAATTGCGCGCGGCGAAGGAGCCTCTGGCCCAACTGGTCACGCTCGAAAGCGGGAAGATCGTTCAGGAAGGCCTCGGCGAGGTCCAGGAGATGATCGACATCTGCGACTTCGCCGTCGGCCTGTCGCGTCAGCTCTACGGCCTGACGATCGCCAGCGAACGCGCGAACCATCGCATGATGGAGCAATGGCATCCGCTCGGCCCGGTGCTCGTCATCAGCGCGTTCAACTTTCCCGTGGCCGTGTGGGCGTGGAATGCGGCGCTAGCGCTGGTCTGCGGCGACCCTGTCATTTGGAAGCCGAGCGAGAAGACGCCGCTGGTCGCCGAGGCTGTGATTGCGCTCATGGGTCGCGCGCTGGAGCGGTTCGGCGACGCGCCCGAGGGGCTCGTCACGCTAATCCAAGGTGGCCGTGACGTCGGCGAGGCTCTCGTCGACGATCCGCGCGTTGCGCTCGTTTCAGCGACCGGCTCGACAGCGATGGGGCGCGCAGTGGGTCCTCGCGTGGCGCAGCGCTTCGGTCGGGTCCTGCTGGAGCTCGGTGGCAACAACGCCATGATCGTCTGCCCCACGGCGGACCTGGCGCTGGCGGAGCGTGCGACTCTGTTCTCCGCAGCAGGAACGGCCGGCCAGCGCTGCACAACCCTTCGGCGCCTTATCATCCACGAGAGCGTGGCTGACGCTCTGGTCGCGCGGCTCAAGCAACTCTTCGCCAACGTGAGGATCGGCGACCCGCGGGAGCCGGATACGCTGATCGGTCCTCTGATCGACGAGGCAGCATTCGACGGAATGGAACGTGTGCTCGGGGACGGCATCGAACGCGTGGAGGCGGTTTCCGGAGGCTTCTACGTCCGGCCCGCGATCGTCGAAGCACCTGCGCAGGAGGGAACGGTGCTCCAGGAGACATTCGCGCCGATCCTCTACGTGCTGCGCTATCGCGACTTCTCAGAAGCGCTCGCGCTCAACAATTCGGTGCCGCAAGGCTTGTCGTCGTCGATCTTCACCAACGACCTGCGCGAGGCTGAGCAATTCCTGTCCGCGGCCGGGTCCGACTGCGGCATCGCCAACGTCAACATTGGTCCTTCGGGCGCCGAGATCGGTGGCGCGTTCGGCGGTGAGAAGGAAACCGGCGGAGGACGCGAGAGCGGCTCGGACGCGTGGCGCGCCTACATGCGGCGGCAGACCAACACCATCAATTACGGGACCGACCTACCGCTCGCCCAGGGCATCCGTTTCGACGTCGCTCCATAG
- a CDS encoding EAL domain-containing protein — protein MTAADRKLLESFRKALAAQKLSLVYQPKVSLKDGHLGRVEALVRWDDPELGPISPSRFVPLAEEHGLIDPLTEWGLRTTLRQWRIWRDQGLETRLAFNISAVSLQRLDFPDLVERMCRALDVPTDRLVLELTEGATQPLVRLMDTLTRFRIKGMGLAIDDFGTGYSSLMQLRQLPFTEVKIDRCFVKDLPAAHDSRLIVKTITELAHGLGLIATAEGVETVEQLRSVRELGCDVVQGYLIAPPLHPDELIAWNSDFARRWPTLLSDESLELWSDVETDALGER, from the coding sequence ATGACGGCAGCCGACCGCAAGTTACTGGAAAGCTTTCGGAAAGCGCTCGCAGCGCAAAAGCTCAGTCTGGTCTATCAGCCGAAAGTCAGCCTTAAGGACGGACATCTCGGCCGCGTCGAAGCGCTCGTCCGCTGGGACGACCCGGAGCTTGGCCCCATCTCCCCGTCGCGCTTCGTGCCGCTGGCCGAGGAACATGGCCTCATCGACCCGCTGACCGAATGGGGCCTGCGCACGACGCTTCGCCAATGGCGCATCTGGCGCGACCAGGGGCTCGAAACCCGCCTCGCCTTCAACATTTCCGCGGTCAGCCTGCAGCGCCTCGATTTCCCCGACCTCGTCGAGCGCATGTGCCGCGCTCTCGACGTGCCGACGGATCGCCTGGTCCTGGAGCTGACCGAAGGCGCGACGCAGCCGCTTGTACGGCTGATGGACACGCTCACGCGCTTCCGCATCAAAGGAATGGGCCTGGCGATCGACGATTTCGGGACGGGTTATTCTTCCCTGATGCAACTTCGGCAGCTGCCTTTCACCGAAGTAAAAATCGACCGTTGCTTCGTCAAAGACCTCCCGGCGGCCCATGATTCCCGATTGATCGTGAAAACGATCACGGAGCTTGCCCACGGCCTCGGGCTTATTGCCACAGCGGAAGGCGTGGAAACCGTTGAGCAACTCCGCAGCGTTCGCGAGCTCGGCTGCGACGTCGTCCAGGGCTACCTTATCGCGCCGCCACTGCACCCGGACGAACTGATCGCCTGGAACAGCGATTTTGCCCGCCGCTGGCCGACTTTGCTTTCCGACGAAAGCCTTGAACTATGGAGCGACGTCGAAACGGATGCCCTGGGCGAGCGGTAG
- a CDS encoding response regulator, whose protein sequence is MKQPQLLLIDDEPALAEFVANAAQEAGYSPSVTSDDATFREVFRSSRPDAVALDLGMPGMDGVELLRFLSDEDFQGPVLIISGFDRRVLDSAFRLGEAIGLNMVGPLEKPARLEELEDLLIRFKPVVTS, encoded by the coding sequence ATGAAGCAGCCTCAGCTGCTGCTGATTGACGATGAGCCGGCTCTCGCCGAGTTCGTGGCGAACGCGGCTCAGGAAGCCGGATATTCTCCATCCGTCACGTCCGACGACGCCACGTTTCGCGAGGTTTTCCGGTCCAGCCGCCCCGATGCCGTGGCTCTCGACCTCGGCATGCCGGGCATGGACGGCGTCGAGCTGCTGCGCTTCCTTTCGGACGAGGATTTCCAGGGGCCGGTGCTGATCATCAGCGGTTTCGACCGGCGTGTGCTCGATTCCGCCTTCCGGCTCGGCGAAGCGATCGGGCTCAACATGGTCGGACCGCTGGAGAAGCCGGCGCGGCTCGAGGAGCTCGAGGATTTGCTCATCCGGTTCAAGCCGGTCGTGACTTCATGA
- a CDS encoding PilZ domain-containing protein, with translation MFGSLIRRKPSRPLGVEDGAFDSTTFSLSTAVPRPSERRTDERVLPMLRIAKLKVGDREQLVRVRNVSAGGLMAESGQSVNVGDVVKIELSSQQIPGSIVWVREGTIGIKFEQNLDLGELLAGRKPRHGFRPRPPRLEVACKASLRVDKIYYTVDVHDISLQGMKVEPIDEYCLGKKVVVVVESLRPIRGEVRWYSDRKAGIVFDQPLEFEELAEWVGKRLELASLKASFQKQ, from the coding sequence ATGTTCGGATCGCTGATTCGCCGGAAGCCTTCGCGCCCGTTGGGCGTCGAGGACGGCGCCTTTGATTCGACCACTTTCTCGCTGAGCACCGCCGTTCCGCGACCATCGGAGCGCCGCACCGACGAGCGCGTTCTGCCCATGCTGCGGATCGCGAAACTGAAGGTCGGAGACCGCGAACAGCTCGTCCGCGTCCGTAATGTATCGGCGGGCGGACTGATGGCGGAATCGGGTCAGTCGGTGAACGTCGGCGACGTCGTGAAGATCGAACTGTCGTCGCAGCAAATCCCCGGCTCCATCGTCTGGGTTCGCGAGGGGACGATCGGCATCAAGTTCGAGCAGAACCTCGATCTCGGCGAGCTTCTCGCCGGCCGCAAGCCCCGTCACGGCTTCCGCCCGCGTCCGCCGCGTCTGGAGGTTGCCTGCAAGGCGTCGCTCCGCGTCGACAAGATCTACTATACGGTCGACGTCCACGACATCTCGCTTCAGGGCATGAAGGTCGAGCCGATCGACGAATATTGCCTCGGCAAGAAGGTCGTCGTGGTCGTCGAAAGCCTTCGCCCGATCCGCGGGGAGGTCCGCTGGTATTCCGACCGCAAGGCCGGCATCGTGTTCGACCAGCCGCTGGAGTTCGAGGAACTCGCCGAGTGGGTCGGCAAGAGGCTCGAACTGGCCAGCCTGAAGGCGTCTTTCCAGAAGCAATAA
- the msrA gene encoding peptide-methionine (S)-S-oxide reductase MsrA, which translates to MAEQVAIFAGGCFWCTEAVFNDVVGVTKVESGYTGGSLVNPTYKQVCGGDTGHAEAIRVTFDPEVVSYDDLLDIFFATHDPTQLNRQGNDIGTQYRSAIFPLNDEQEAKARSAIERNNEGHGGRIVTTIEPLGDWYPAEDYHQQYWEGEGQRNPYCLAVIPPKLQKLRKSFQARVKSAGADA; encoded by the coding sequence ATGGCCGAGCAAGTCGCAATCTTCGCGGGCGGGTGCTTCTGGTGCACCGAGGCCGTGTTCAACGACGTCGTGGGCGTGACGAAAGTCGAAAGCGGCTACACCGGCGGAAGCCTCGTCAATCCGACCTACAAACAGGTCTGCGGCGGCGACACCGGCCATGCCGAAGCGATCCGCGTCACCTTCGATCCCGAAGTCGTCAGCTACGACGACCTGCTCGACATCTTCTTTGCGACCCATGATCCGACCCAGCTCAACCGGCAGGGCAACGACATCGGCACGCAATACCGCTCGGCGATCTTCCCGCTGAATGACGAGCAGGAGGCCAAGGCCCGCTCGGCAATCGAGCGCAACAATGAAGGGCACGGCGGGCGCATCGTCACGACGATCGAGCCTCTGGGCGATTGGTATCCCGCCGAGGACTACCACCAGCAATATTGGGAAGGCGAAGGCCAGCGTAACCCCTATTGCCTCGCCGTTATCCCGCCGAAGCTGCAGAAGCTTCGCAAGAGCTTCCAGGCGCGCGTGAAGAGCGCAGGCGCGGACGCCTAG
- a CDS encoding L-threonylcarbamoyladenylate synthase → MPEATRILPFSDDSIAEAARLIGEGQPVAIATETVYGLAADAENAEAVARIYEAKGRPSFNPLIVHVPDLLAAQRIGDFSDDAKRLAEQHWPGPLTIVLPLKADARVASLVTAGLSTIALRVPAHPAMQALLRAVGRPLAAPSANASGSISPTRAEHVLKSLGGRIPLIVDAGRTERGLESTIVASTGGELRLLRRGPIEVPDAREETSGAIEAPGQLASHYAPSKPLRLNVTAPEPGEFLIGFESIGGSENLSATGDLVEAAARLFDLLHHADASAEPRIAAAPVPDSGLGAAINDRLRRAAAPR, encoded by the coding sequence ATGCCCGAGGCCACCCGCATACTGCCGTTCAGCGACGATTCGATCGCCGAGGCGGCGCGCCTGATCGGCGAAGGCCAGCCCGTCGCGATTGCCACCGAGACCGTCTACGGCCTCGCCGCAGATGCCGAGAATGCGGAGGCGGTCGCTCGCATCTACGAGGCAAAGGGCCGCCCGAGCTTCAATCCATTGATCGTCCATGTGCCGGACCTGCTAGCGGCACAACGCATCGGCGACTTTTCCGATGACGCCAAAAGGCTTGCGGAACAGCATTGGCCGGGGCCACTGACGATCGTCCTTCCGCTGAAAGCGGATGCAAGGGTTGCGTCGCTGGTGACCGCAGGTCTTTCCACCATCGCGCTGCGAGTCCCGGCGCATCCGGCGATGCAGGCGCTTCTGCGCGCTGTGGGTCGGCCGCTAGCGGCCCCATCGGCGAATGCGAGCGGGTCGATCAGCCCCACACGAGCCGAGCACGTGCTGAAGAGCCTTGGCGGGCGAATTCCCTTGATCGTGGATGCGGGACGCACCGAGCGAGGGTTGGAGTCCACGATCGTTGCTTCAACCGGAGGGGAGTTGCGGCTGCTTCGGCGGGGTCCAATCGAAGTGCCTGACGCGCGAGAGGAAACTAGCGGTGCGATCGAAGCGCCGGGCCAACTCGCGAGCCACTATGCGCCCTCGAAGCCGCTGCGGCTGAACGTCACCGCGCCCGAGCCCGGCGAATTCCTCATCGGATTCGAAAGTATCGGCGGAAGCGAAAACCTCAGCGCCACCGGAGACCTCGTCGAAGCGGCAGCGCGTCTGTTCGACCTGCTCCACCACGCCGATGCTTCTGCGGAGCCGCGCATCGCCGCCGCCCCCGTGCCCGACAGCGGCCTCGGCGCGGCGATCAACGACCGCCTGCGCCGAGCCGCCGCACCACGCTAG
- a CDS encoding acyl-CoA dehydrogenase, which translates to MSFACPVADQRLVLTHIVRMPELAKSNRFAEATSDTVDALLEAAAEFAEGELAPLNEVGDREHSRWNEGAVTTPTGWREAYGKFVEGGWMGLSAPVEWGGQGLPHSLTAAMMEDFNAANVAFALCPMLGLGAIEAVEAHGSDELKRRYLPKMVSGEWTATMNLTEPQAGSDVGALKSRAVPAGDDSWRVSGTKIFITYGEHDLTDNIVHLVLARTPDAPEGTKGISLFLVPKVLDSGEANDLQCQSIEHKMGIHASPTCVMGFGENGGATGWLVGPERGGMRAMFTMMNNARLNVGLQGVGIAERATQRAVAYALERKQGQRAGLPMPIADHPDVRRMLVRMRALTMASRALAYYAFGQVDRETLGDREAGLRADIVTPLVKGWCTDVGCEVASLGIQVHGGMGFIEETGAAQYLRDARIAPIYEGTNGIQAADLVARKISLEGGLPFDGLIADVRAEAQHEQLIALTDAVEILVATAREAEPNDRLAGSYALMTMTAVMTAGWLMERLSRAIDMGEAGDINAGRRSAIEYFLSVIVPEAIGLGSAVESGAELLFRAPAEELA; encoded by the coding sequence ATGAGTTTTGCCTGCCCTGTTGCCGATCAGCGCCTGGTCCTCACCCACATCGTGCGTATGCCGGAGCTGGCGAAGTCGAACCGCTTCGCCGAAGCGACATCCGATACCGTAGACGCGCTTCTCGAAGCGGCTGCGGAGTTCGCGGAGGGCGAGCTGGCCCCGCTCAACGAAGTCGGCGACCGCGAGCACTCCCGCTGGAACGAGGGCGCCGTCACCACGCCGACCGGCTGGCGCGAGGCTTACGGCAAGTTCGTGGAGGGTGGCTGGATGGGGCTTTCCGCGCCCGTGGAGTGGGGCGGGCAGGGGCTTCCGCACAGCCTGACCGCCGCGATGATGGAGGATTTCAACGCGGCGAACGTGGCGTTCGCTCTGTGCCCGATGCTCGGCCTCGGTGCGATCGAGGCCGTCGAGGCGCACGGCTCCGACGAGTTGAAGCGGCGATATCTCCCGAAGATGGTCAGCGGCGAATGGACCGCGACCATGAACCTCACCGAGCCGCAAGCGGGCAGCGATGTCGGAGCGCTCAAGAGCCGCGCCGTGCCTGCGGGCGACGACAGCTGGCGCGTTTCGGGGACGAAGATCTTCATCACGTACGGCGAGCACGACCTCACGGACAACATCGTTCATCTCGTGCTGGCCCGGACCCCGGATGCGCCGGAAGGAACGAAGGGCATCTCGCTGTTCCTGGTCCCGAAGGTTCTCGACAGCGGCGAAGCGAACGATCTGCAGTGCCAGTCGATCGAGCACAAGATGGGCATCCACGCCTCGCCGACCTGCGTAATGGGCTTTGGCGAGAATGGAGGGGCGACCGGTTGGCTGGTCGGGCCGGAGCGCGGCGGCATGCGCGCCATGTTCACGATGATGAACAATGCGCGGCTGAACGTCGGGCTGCAGGGCGTGGGCATTGCGGAGCGGGCGACGCAACGCGCGGTGGCCTATGCGCTGGAGCGCAAGCAGGGGCAGCGCGCCGGGCTTCCGATGCCGATCGCCGATCATCCCGACGTTCGCCGTATGCTGGTGAGGATGCGCGCGCTGACGATGGCGTCGCGGGCCCTCGCCTATTACGCCTTCGGCCAGGTTGACCGGGAGACCCTCGGCGACCGCGAGGCCGGCTTGCGCGCGGACATCGTGACGCCGCTGGTGAAGGGCTGGTGCACCGACGTCGGCTGCGAAGTCGCGAGTCTCGGCATCCAGGTCCACGGCGGCATGGGCTTCATCGAGGAGACCGGAGCAGCGCAGTACCTGCGCGACGCCCGCATTGCGCCGATTTACGAGGGCACCAACGGAATCCAGGCGGCCGACCTGGTGGCGCGCAAGATCAGCCTTGAGGGCGGGCTGCCTTTCGACGGCCTTATCGCGGACGTTCGTGCCGAGGCTCAGCATGAGCAGCTGATCGCGCTGACCGATGCCGTGGAAATCCTCGTCGCAACGGCGCGAGAGGCCGAGCCGAACGACCGGCTCGCTGGAAGCTATGCGTTGATGACGATGACCGCGGTGATGACCGCGGGCTGGCTGATGGAACGGCTGAGCCGCGCTATCGACATGGGCGAGGCGGGCGACATCAACGCCGGGCGCCGCTCGGCAATCGAATATTTCCTGTCGGTCATCGTGCCCGAAGCGATCGGGCTCGGTTCTGCGGTGGAGTCAGGAGCGGAACTGCTCTTCCGTGCTCCTGCCGAGGAGTTGGCTTAA
- a CDS encoding GntR family transcriptional regulator, whose translation MTLRTSHEKPVYVRLRETIADAILSGKYRDGDPLPSVRALAAEQQANPLTVAKAYQGFQDEGLVTVRRGVGLFVAPGARLRLRDGERRRFVEEEWPAIQERMARLGLNPSELLNRERA comes from the coding sequence ATGACGCTTCGCACGAGCCACGAAAAGCCCGTTTACGTCCGCCTTCGCGAGACGATCGCCGACGCAATTCTCTCCGGAAAATATCGCGACGGGGACCCGCTTCCCTCGGTGCGGGCGCTTGCCGCCGAACAGCAGGCGAACCCGCTGACGGTCGCCAAGGCCTATCAGGGCTTCCAGGACGAAGGGCTCGTGACCGTCCGGCGCGGCGTCGGCCTGTTCGTCGCACCGGGCGCCCGTTTGCGCCTTCGCGACGGGGAACGCCGCCGCTTCGTGGAAGAGGAATGGCCGGCGATCCAGGAGCGCATGGCGCGCCTGGGCCTCAACCCTTCCGAGCTTCTGAACCGTGAGCGGGCTTAA
- a CDS encoding nitroreductase family protein, which translates to MLNDRSTPLSLLETRRSGRPREMVAPGPTDEELQRILTIAMRVPDHGKLSPWRFVVVGKDQREHLAVLLHKALQAEDECAGPAHHEKEDEFARQGETLIVVLSAPTPDHKIPLWEQELSAGAAAMNLLSAAHAMGYVGGWLTGWRAYSPMVNAAVARPGERIAGFVFLGSPGRELEERPRPDPAQIVRKWDPPLD; encoded by the coding sequence ATGCTGAATGACCGCTCCACGCCGCTCTCCCTGCTGGAAACCCGCCGATCCGGACGCCCTCGCGAAATGGTCGCGCCCGGACCGACCGATGAAGAGCTTCAGCGCATCCTGACCATTGCGATGCGGGTGCCCGACCACGGCAAGCTTTCGCCTTGGCGGTTCGTCGTCGTCGGCAAGGACCAGCGGGAGCATCTCGCGGTGCTGCTGCACAAGGCCCTCCAAGCCGAGGACGAATGTGCGGGCCCGGCACATCACGAGAAAGAAGACGAGTTCGCTCGCCAGGGCGAGACTCTCATCGTTGTCCTTTCTGCCCCGACCCCGGATCACAAGATCCCACTTTGGGAGCAGGAGTTGTCGGCAGGCGCCGCGGCGATGAACCTGCTGAGCGCCGCGCATGCCATGGGTTACGTTGGCGGCTGGCTCACCGGGTGGCGCGCCTATTCGCCGATGGTGAACGCGGCCGTCGCGCGGCCTGGCGAGCGGATTGCAGGGTTCGTCTTCCTCGGCTCGCCGGGACGGGAACTGGAAGAGCGCCCGCGGCCCGATCCTGCTCAAATTGTTCGGAAATGGGACCCACCCTTGGATTGA
- a CDS encoding peptide MFS transporter, protein MVDTPAVEEPFSPASGRTNPAKKETWFGHPRQLARLFTTEMWERFGYYGMRALLTLYLTKHFLFSDQQATGLYGGYTALVYLTPLVGGFIADQYLGSKRSIKFGAILMAIGYFTLAFGGSPAKPIATIDGQRYEVVRDNFVDRPTSDPNEARYIVDNGQKLQIRGNEDGSVSLLNNGQEARNLPKGSVEFGGERNPLTLTIMLIALSLISVGNGFFKPNISTIVGALYEQGDRRRDSGFTIFYMGINLGSIGGQLLCPFLADAFGWWAGLSLAGVGMLISYALIQFDGGRLSGYGERPETGKNRDIVIYVCALLAVPVFVFLFSNLMNATEAEPGSGFLGYLVSLPLMGKLLFGTFLIAVPGILAWSYAKGTKQEAQMMTAAMILIVFNVFFWTLFEQAGSSLTLFADRNTDRSVFGLFSMSAPQTQNFNPISIVLFAPLMSILWGFLAKRGLEPSIPVKFSIALMGVGAGFLFLVLGTQFATAENNWQVGLWWLAGLYLIHSLAELCISPVGLSMITKLSIARVVGLMMGVWFLSISVAQYVAGVVAQFASVETVGGQVTNLKVSLDTYTATFTTIAWIAIGAGVVLFLLSWPLQRWMHGVK, encoded by the coding sequence ATGGTCGATACACCGGCCGTTGAAGAACCTTTTTCGCCAGCATCCGGGCGAACTAATCCTGCCAAAAAAGAAACGTGGTTCGGTCATCCGCGACAACTCGCGCGACTGTTCACGACCGAGATGTGGGAACGCTTCGGCTATTACGGCATGCGGGCGTTGCTTACGCTCTACCTGACGAAGCACTTCCTCTTTTCCGACCAGCAGGCGACCGGCCTATATGGCGGCTACACCGCGCTGGTGTACCTGACGCCGCTCGTGGGCGGTTTCATCGCCGATCAGTATCTCGGCTCGAAGCGGTCGATCAAATTCGGCGCCATCCTGATGGCAATCGGTTACTTCACGCTCGCCTTCGGCGGCTCGCCAGCTAAGCCGATCGCGACGATCGACGGCCAGCGCTACGAGGTGGTACGCGACAATTTCGTCGACCGCCCGACCAGCGACCCGAACGAGGCTCGCTACATCGTCGACAACGGCCAGAAGCTGCAGATTCGCGGCAATGAGGACGGCTCGGTCTCGCTCCTCAACAATGGCCAGGAAGCGCGCAATCTTCCGAAAGGCTCGGTCGAGTTCGGCGGTGAGCGCAATCCGCTCACGCTGACGATCATGCTGATCGCACTGTCCCTGATCTCGGTCGGCAACGGCTTCTTCAAGCCGAACATCTCGACGATCGTCGGCGCACTCTACGAGCAGGGCGACCGCCGCCGCGATAGCGGCTTCACCATCTTCTACATGGGTATCAACCTCGGCTCGATCGGCGGGCAGTTGCTCTGTCCGTTCCTGGCCGATGCCTTCGGCTGGTGGGCCGGTCTGAGCCTCGCCGGCGTGGGCATGCTGATCAGTTACGCGCTCATCCAGTTCGATGGCGGACGCCTCTCCGGTTACGGGGAACGGCCGGAGACGGGCAAGAACCGCGACATTGTGATCTACGTCTGCGCGCTGCTTGCGGTGCCGGTCTTCGTGTTCCTGTTCAGCAATTTGATGAACGCGACCGAAGCCGAGCCCGGCTCGGGCTTCCTGGGCTACCTCGTCTCGCTTCCGCTGATGGGCAAGCTGTTGTTCGGCACGTTCCTCATCGCCGTTCCGGGCATCCTCGCCTGGTCCTATGCGAAGGGGACGAAGCAGGAAGCGCAGATGATGACGGCGGCGATGATCCTCATCGTCTTCAACGTCTTCTTCTGGACCCTGTTCGAACAGGCTGGCTCCTCGCTGACCCTGTTCGCGGACCGCAACACCGATCGCAGCGTGTTCGGCCTCTTCTCCATGTCCGCACCGCAGACTCAGAACTTCAACCCGATCAGCATCGTGCTCTTCGCGCCGCTGATGAGCATCCTGTGGGGCTTCCTGGCCAAGCGCGGGCTCGAACCGTCGATCCCGGTGAAGTTCTCGATCGCGCTGATGGGTGTGGGTGCAGGCTTCCTGTTCCTCGTCCTGGGTACGCAGTTCGCGACGGCTGAGAACAACTGGCAGGTCGGCCTCTGGTGGCTCGCGGGTCTTTACCTGATCCACTCGCTGGCGGAGCTGTGTATCTCGCCGGTGGGCCTCAGCATGATCACCAAGCTGTCGATCGCCCGCGTGGTCGGCCTGATGATGGGCGTCTGGTTCCTGTCGATCTCGGTCGCGCAGTACGTGGCCGGCGTCGTCGCGCAGTTCGCGAGCGTCGAGACGGTCGGCGGTCAGGTCACCAACCTGAAGGTCAGCCTAGACACCTACACGGCGACGTTCACGACCATTGCATGGATCGCGATTGGCGCGGGTGTCGTGCTGTTCCTGCTGAGCTGGCCGCTCCAGCGCTGGATGCATGGTGTCAAATAA